A single genomic interval of Koleobacter methoxysyntrophicus harbors:
- the rsxA gene encoding electron transport complex subunit RsxA has product MELFLLFAGSILVNNFVLTRFLGICPFLGVSKKVETSLSMGIAVIFVMTLSSVASWLIQNYILVPFGLDKFLTNVAFILVIASLVQLVEMVIQKTSPPLYQALGIFLPLITTNCAILGLALLIAINKYSLISSLVFGLGAGVGFTLAIVMMAGIREELQFADVPKPLQGAAITLITAGLMSMAFMGFSGLIPM; this is encoded by the coding sequence ATGGAGCTATTCCTCTTATTTGCGGGCTCGATCCTGGTGAATAATTTTGTCTTAACCAGATTTTTAGGAATATGTCCTTTTCTTGGAGTCTCTAAAAAGGTGGAAACCTCACTAAGCATGGGTATAGCGGTAATATTTGTTATGACATTGTCATCCGTTGCCTCATGGCTCATTCAGAATTATATTTTGGTCCCCTTCGGTCTGGATAAGTTTCTCACGAATGTTGCTTTTATTCTGGTAATCGCTTCTCTAGTCCAGTTAGTTGAAATGGTAATCCAGAAAACCAGCCCTCCGTTATACCAGGCTTTAGGGATTTTCCTGCCGCTCATAACAACAAACTGTGCCATTCTCGGCCTTGCTCTGCTGATAGCAATTAATAAATACAGCTTAATAAGCAGTCTGGTCTTCGGTTTAGGTGCAGGTGTAGGGTTTACCCTTGCGATAGTTATGATGGCAGGTATAAGGGAAGAACTCCAATTTGCCGATGTACCAAAACCGCTGCAGGGCGCTGCAATAACCTTAATAACAGCAGGCTTAATGTCAATGGCATTTATGGGGTTTTCCGGGCTTATTCCCATGTAG
- a CDS encoding RnfABCDGE type electron transport complex subunit B, translated as MNNILLVSLLSMGGIGAFFGIILAVASKKFAVEVDPRFEAINEVLPGANCGACGYPGCSGLADAIVKGSAQINGCPVGGEETACKIAEIMGVEAEPGTERKVARLLCRGGRNEAVDIAEYHGVMDCKAANAVSGGPKGCRFGCLGFGSCADVCPFNAIQMNENRLPVVDADRCTGCGKCVEVCPRGLFELVGISREVHVGCRSIEKGKDVRKVCTIGCIACKACERACPFDAIKVENNLARIDYEKCTNCMKCVEACPTKTIYSVFPERKKAVITEDCIGCSLCKKVCPVGAIEGDRKQIHIVDEEKCIGCSLCYEKCPRDAIKMIRRMQEK; from the coding sequence ATGAATAACATTTTACTGGTATCCCTGCTCAGTATGGGGGGAATCGGTGCTTTTTTTGGTATTATCCTTGCTGTTGCATCGAAGAAATTCGCGGTAGAAGTGGATCCCCGGTTTGAGGCGATAAATGAAGTGCTACCGGGGGCTAACTGTGGAGCGTGCGGCTATCCCGGGTGTTCCGGTCTTGCTGATGCTATTGTTAAAGGAAGTGCCCAGATAAACGGCTGCCCGGTAGGGGGAGAGGAAACTGCTTGCAAGATAGCGGAAATAATGGGTGTTGAGGCAGAGCCGGGAACGGAAAGAAAGGTAGCCAGACTTTTGTGTCGGGGCGGCAGGAACGAGGCCGTTGATATAGCCGAGTATCATGGGGTAATGGACTGTAAGGCGGCCAATGCTGTTAGCGGGGGGCCGAAGGGATGCAGGTTTGGATGTTTGGGATTCGGGTCATGTGCCGATGTATGCCCGTTCAATGCCATTCAGATGAATGAGAATCGTTTACCTGTTGTAGATGCAGATAGATGTACGGGATGCGGTAAGTGTGTAGAAGTATGCCCCAGAGGTCTTTTTGAGCTGGTAGGAATATCGAGAGAGGTTCATGTAGGCTGCAGGTCTATTGAAAAAGGGAAGGATGTTAGGAAGGTATGTACCATCGGCTGTATTGCATGTAAGGCTTGTGAGAGGGCGTGTCCCTTTGATGCAATTAAGGTTGAAAACAATCTTGCCAGAATAGATTATGAAAAATGCACCAACTGTATGAAATGTGTAGAGGCCTGCCCTACAAAAACGATATATTCTGTCTTCCCTGAACGGAAAAAAGCTGTTATAACCGAAGACTGTATAGGCTGCAGCCTGTGCAAAAAGGTTTGTCCTGTAGGGGCAATAGAAGGAGATAGGAAACAGATCCATATTGTTGATGAAGAAAAGTGTATAGGGTGCAGTTTGTGTTATGAAAAATGCCCTAGGGATGCCATCAAAATGATTAGAAGGATGCAGGAAAAATAA
- a CDS encoding NusG domain II-containing protein — protein MTYKGLTKGDKILIITILLVSVLSIFTVKTLTYDVPKKIVVIESQGREVKRYVLGPELEGETVRIKGQLGYSIIEIGKDRVRMLESACPDKHCIEAGWISRPGEMIVCLPNRVIIRLLGVKEDVDDITY, from the coding sequence ATGACGTACAAGGGGTTGACTAAGGGAGACAAAATCCTTATAATCACCATTCTGCTTGTGAGTGTTTTGAGCATTTTTACAGTAAAGACGTTAACTTATGATGTTCCTAAAAAAATTGTGGTTATTGAATCACAGGGCAGAGAAGTAAAACGTTATGTTCTTGGGCCGGAATTAGAAGGGGAAACTGTCCGGATTAAAGGACAGTTAGGGTATAGCATTATAGAAATCGGGAAAGATAGGGTAAGGATGCTGGAATCTGCATGTCCCGATAAGCATTGTATTGAAGCCGGTTGGATATCACGACCGGGAGAAATGATAGTCTGTCTCCCAAACCGTGTTATAATAAGGCTGCTAGGTGTAAAGGAAGATGTTGATGATATAACCTATTGA
- a CDS encoding Gx transporter family protein, with the protein MRVKTTKLIFLSLLVSLGIALHIIESFIPFPVAVPGAKLGLANIITLLTLIIYGFKAGLTVSILRCIITSLLTGSPSSLIYSLSGAVLSLFLMAFAYFYTKGIFSLVGISIIGAQAHNLAQISVASIILKNAGLFLYLPFLMIIGLFTGYFVGLAVIMTQRILEKNLKITAIRGFYG; encoded by the coding sequence TTGAGGGTCAAAACAACAAAGTTAATATTTTTATCCCTGCTGGTCTCTTTAGGGATAGCCCTCCACATAATAGAGTCTTTTATTCCTTTTCCGGTTGCTGTCCCCGGGGCTAAGCTGGGTCTTGCTAACATTATTACTTTACTGACATTAATCATTTATGGGTTTAAAGCGGGTTTAACCGTTTCTATTTTAAGGTGTATAATTACCTCACTGCTAACAGGTTCACCTTCCAGTTTAATATACAGCCTGTCAGGTGCTGTTTTAAGCCTTTTTTTGATGGCTTTTGCTTATTTTTATACTAAGGGAATCTTCAGCCTTGTAGGTATAAGCATAATTGGGGCTCAAGCCCATAATCTGGCCCAGATATCTGTTGCCAGTATTATCCTTAAAAATGCAGGTCTGTTTTTGTATCTCCCCTTTTTAATGATAATAGGGTTATTTACAGGGTATTTTGTTGGTCTGGCAGTTATTATGACTCAAAGGATTTTAGAAAAAAACCTTAAAATAACTGCGATAAGGGGATTCTACGGTTAA
- a CDS encoding DUF4321 domain-containing protein, translated as MRGRGNKSPWILIILLVAGLIIGGLIGDLLKGYVPILDYTKSIGLNPTELNLGVISITFGFLVKMNLAALIGLVLAMIIFKGV; from the coding sequence TTGAGAGGTAGAGGAAATAAAAGCCCCTGGATCTTAATTATACTTCTTGTAGCAGGGCTGATTATCGGAGGCTTGATTGGAGACCTATTAAAAGGTTATGTCCCGATTCTTGACTATACAAAATCGATTGGTTTAAACCCAACTGAATTGAATTTAGGGGTAATTTCAATAACCTTTGGTTTTTTAGTTAAAATGAATCTGGCTGCCTTAATAGGTCTGGTTCTTGCCATGATAATCTTTAAGGGGGTTTAA
- a CDS encoding Maf family protein — MKKIILASASPRRKQLLEQMKLKFEVIPSNIFEDYQENREPEEVARDLAERKATDIARISEDSLVIGADTVVFLDEILGKPKDEREALKILKKLSGKTHYVITGIAVIDSSTKKLVVDHEKTAVKMKKISEEEIKAYISTGEPMDKAGAYGIQGLGSVFVEEIHGCYFNVVGLPISKLYSILKGFGVDLFKEEVRKQDGKGFE; from the coding sequence GTGAAAAAGATAATCTTAGCTTCAGCTTCCCCAAGAAGAAAACAACTCCTCGAACAGATGAAACTCAAATTTGAAGTCATCCCCAGCAATATCTTTGAAGACTACCAAGAGAATCGAGAGCCCGAAGAAGTTGCAAGAGACCTGGCCGAAAGGAAGGCGACGGATATAGCCAGAATTAGTGAAGATTCTTTGGTAATAGGTGCAGATACAGTTGTTTTTTTGGATGAGATTTTGGGGAAACCTAAAGATGAAAGAGAAGCCCTAAAGATTTTAAAAAAACTATCGGGGAAAACCCATTACGTAATTACTGGAATCGCTGTCATAGATTCCTCTACTAAAAAATTGGTTGTTGACCATGAAAAGACTGCTGTAAAAATGAAGAAAATATCTGAGGAGGAAATTAAAGCTTACATTTCAACGGGGGAACCGATGGATAAAGCGGGAGCGTACGGTATACAGGGGCTGGGAAGCGTTTTTGTTGAAGAAATTCATGGCTGCTATTTTAATGTGGTAGGTCTGCCGATATCGAAATTATATTCAATCCTCAAAGGCTTTGGTGTTGATTTATTTAAGGAAGAGGTTAGAAAACAAGATGGTAAGGGATTTGAATAA
- the radC gene encoding RadC family protein yields the protein MVRDLNNLEYRLTIKDLPEGERPRERLLKYGAENLTDAELLAIIIRTGSRSETAINLSQRLLLGEKGVNGLRFLVEASIEELSKIKGIGLAKAAQIKAAIEIGKRLASLSQSERPVIKCPGDVRNLLMEEMRYLDKEYFKIILLNIKNQVIHVEDVSVGSLNSSIVHPREIFKIAIRRSSAALILVHNHPSGDPTPSGEDVEITRRLVESGKLLGIDVLDHIIIGDGRYTSLKEKGLI from the coding sequence ATGGTAAGGGATTTGAATAACCTTGAATATCGTCTGACTATTAAGGATTTACCGGAAGGTGAAAGGCCGAGAGAACGATTGCTGAAATATGGTGCCGAAAACCTTACCGATGCGGAACTTTTGGCAATCATAATTAGAACAGGGAGCAGGTCTGAAACCGCTATAAACCTTTCCCAGAGGTTGTTGCTGGGCGAAAAAGGCGTAAATGGTTTAAGGTTTCTTGTGGAGGCAAGCATAGAAGAACTGAGCAAAATAAAAGGAATTGGCTTGGCTAAAGCTGCTCAGATTAAGGCTGCCATAGAAATAGGAAAGAGGTTGGCCTCATTAAGCCAAAGTGAACGACCCGTAATTAAATGCCCTGGGGATGTTAGAAACCTGCTGATGGAGGAAATGCGTTATCTTGACAAGGAATACTTTAAGATAATCCTGTTAAATATAAAAAACCAGGTAATTCATGTAGAAGACGTTTCGGTTGGAAGTTTAAATTCTTCAATTGTGCATCCGAGGGAGATATTTAAGATAGCCATACGCCGCAGCAGTGCTGCATTGATATTGGTCCATAACCACCCGAGCGGTGACCCGACACCCAGCGGGGAAGATGTAGAAATAACACGGCGTTTAGTTGAAAGCGGCAAATTGTTGGGGATAGATGTTTTGGACCATATTATAATCGGAGATGGGAGATATACGAGTTTAAAGGAAAAGGGTTTAATATAG
- a CDS encoding rod shape-determining protein, which yields MNFIYRYFSKDLGIDLGTATTLVYIKGKGIVLREPSVVAIQRDGSANSILAVGEEAKKMIGRTPGNIVAIRPMKDGVIADYDVTQTMLKYFISKAYKKFLFVKPMVIVCVPSGVTEVEKRAVIDASLDAGAREAFLIEEPMAAAIGAGLPVEEPTGSMIVDIGGGTTEVAIISLGGIVTSRSIRIGGDEMDESIVLYIKRVYNLMIGERTAEQIKIEIGSAFPEEKEDKMEVRGRDLVTGLPKTIKISSEEIREALKEPVSSIIDAVKISLENTPPELAADIMDKGIVMTGGGSLLKGLDRLLKEETGMPVHIAENPIDCVALGTGKALESIESEKLRRVLISPKRSS from the coding sequence ATGAATTTTATATATAGATATTTTTCGAAGGATTTAGGTATAGACCTGGGAACTGCTACCACACTTGTTTATATAAAAGGAAAAGGCATTGTGCTTAGAGAGCCATCTGTAGTGGCAATCCAGAGAGACGGTTCTGCTAATTCTATCCTTGCAGTAGGGGAAGAAGCAAAAAAAATGATCGGAAGGACACCGGGTAACATAGTTGCCATCCGACCGATGAAAGACGGTGTTATTGCCGACTATGATGTAACCCAAACGATGTTAAAATATTTTATATCTAAGGCATATAAGAAGTTCCTTTTTGTAAAACCTATGGTTATAGTTTGTGTGCCCTCAGGGGTAACAGAAGTGGAAAAACGGGCAGTTATTGATGCCAGCCTGGATGCCGGTGCCCGTGAGGCATTTCTCATAGAAGAACCTATGGCCGCAGCGATAGGTGCAGGGCTGCCTGTGGAAGAACCTACCGGTAGCATGATAGTTGATATCGGAGGAGGAACCACAGAGGTTGCTATAATCTCCCTGGGGGGCATAGTAACAAGCAGGTCCATAAGAATCGGTGGGGATGAGATGGATGAATCTATAGTCCTTTATATAAAAAGGGTGTATAACCTTATGATAGGAGAAAGGACCGCTGAACAAATAAAAATCGAAATAGGTTCAGCCTTTCCGGAAGAGAAGGAAGATAAAATGGAAGTCAGGGGTAGGGACCTCGTAACGGGCCTCCCTAAAACTATAAAAATTAGTTCGGAAGAGATAAGGGAAGCATTGAAGGAACCCGTTTCCAGTATAATAGATGCCGTCAAGATAAGCCTTGAAAATACTCCGCCTGAGCTTGCAGCAGATATTATGGATAAGGGTATTGTGATGACGGGAGGAGGTTCCCTGTTGAAGGGTCTTGATAGATTATTAAAAGAAGAAACGGGCATGCCCGTTCATATTGCCGAAAATCCTATAGATTGTGTTGCTTTAGGTACGGGTAAAGCCCTTGAGAGCATAGAATCCGAGAAACTCAGGAGGGTTTTAATTTCCCCCAAAAGATCAAGTTAG
- the mreC gene encoding rod shape-determining protein MreC — translation MVLNTILKNKRLWVIVIIIAALFLAITVSKSGRKGITGLENSVITVVKPLQKAVFSGTRGLIEFVETITQIGNLKEENLELKKKLSLLESDIVRLKELELENQRLREMLNFKEQSHLYEMEGAKVIGRNPGNWFETILIDKGQDSGIAVNMAVVTDKGLVGRVIDTGRNWSKVLLIIDQRSAVSGMVQRTRDNGVIKGQIDPIDMGNCKMIYLPAESNILPGDLVISSGLGGIFPKGLIIGKIIEIKKEENELLKYALVRPSVDFQRLEEVFVIKKHGDQ, via the coding sequence ATGGTTTTGAATACCATCTTGAAAAATAAAAGATTATGGGTAATTGTCATTATAATTGCAGCTCTATTTTTGGCAATAACTGTATCGAAAAGCGGCAGAAAGGGCATAACCGGTTTAGAAAATTCTGTTATAACCGTTGTAAAGCCGCTTCAAAAAGCTGTTTTTTCCGGAACTCGAGGATTGATCGAGTTTGTCGAAACTATAACGCAGATAGGTAATTTGAAAGAAGAAAACCTTGAATTAAAGAAGAAATTATCTCTGTTAGAGAGCGATATTGTGAGACTAAAGGAATTGGAGCTGGAAAATCAGCGACTTAGAGAGATGCTGAATTTCAAAGAGCAATCTCACCTTTATGAAATGGAAGGGGCTAAAGTAATCGGCAGGAATCCCGGAAACTGGTTTGAAACTATTTTGATAGATAAGGGGCAGGACAGCGGTATAGCCGTGAATATGGCGGTTGTTACCGATAAAGGTCTTGTAGGCAGGGTGATTGATACCGGGAGAAATTGGTCTAAGGTCTTGCTTATTATAGACCAAAGAAGTGCTGTTAGCGGGATGGTCCAGAGGACCAGAGACAATGGCGTAATTAAAGGACAGATTGATCCCATAGATATGGGGAATTGCAAAATGATTTATCTTCCAGCCGAATCAAATATACTGCCGGGGGACCTGGTAATATCTTCGGGTTTGGGCGGAATATTCCCCAAAGGATTGATAATCGGCAAAATAATTGAGATTAAGAAAGAAGAAAATGAACTGCTGAAATACGCCCTTGTGAGACCTTCTGTTGATTTTCAAAGGTTGGAAGAGGTTTTTGTAATAAAAAAACACGGAGACCAGTAA
- the mreD gene encoding rod shape-determining protein MreD has product MKRVLIYGGILILMMFLQTSPLNFLKFFGARPDFILAAVIAIALFRGDLEGGIYGLVFGLLQDLLYGDILGINALGKFLTGYLAGYCTRILFRENVLIPIIITFLGSIFHEVIILAVLYFLKFDYPPFLFLARMIVPFALINSIMSTFLYKVFQKTRDAFL; this is encoded by the coding sequence GTGAAAAGGGTGCTAATTTATGGTGGAATTTTGATCCTAATGATGTTTTTGCAAACCTCCCCCCTAAATTTTTTGAAATTTTTCGGGGCAAGGCCGGATTTTATATTAGCAGCAGTGATTGCTATAGCCCTTTTTAGAGGAGATTTAGAAGGGGGAATATACGGGCTCGTATTTGGGCTTCTACAAGACCTTCTTTACGGAGATATACTGGGAATTAATGCATTGGGCAAATTTCTTACCGGGTATTTAGCGGGATATTGTACCCGGATTTTATTTAGAGAAAATGTATTGATTCCCATTATTATTACTTTTTTAGGGAGTATTTTCCATGAAGTTATAATTCTGGCAGTTTTATATTTTTTAAAATTCGACTACCCACCTTTTTTATTTCTGGCAAGGATGATTGTTCCCTTTGCACTGATAAACTCTATTATGAGCACTTTCTTGTATAAAGTTTTCCAAAAAACACGGGATGCCTTTTTGTAA
- the mrdA gene encoding penicillin-binding protein 2 yields MDNKAVEKRFKIMTGIVFLIFAVLLIQLGNLQLVNADLYKRLSEGNRIRILPISAPRGNLIDRYGRVIATNRPGFTVSYLDMGNTDSENEYVFETLSNILEIPRHTPVEEEEYTVPAQRNIRLKQRPIADMNGDGKLDLNDVIIKTEEGNIIKPVKINFERSIVYLDIEPGKKIYISYHYDTIKNKIQEQGYRRFVPVRLKTDVSFETVAQIEERRLPGVIIQVEPIRHYVYGETASHVVGYIGEINKNELEQYSDSGKNYSAGDYIGKEGLERVLELYLKGQDGGRQVEVTATGEFIRVLGEENAVPGNSVFLTLDLEIQKTAETALKEMMNKLQNDPYKPFPNAKKGAVVVMKVKTGEILALVSEPAFNSNLFAAGISQKEWEELSTDPLLPLFNRAVQGTYPPGSVFKMVTAAAALEKKVVTPTEIIDTNGGIYWTIAPKKCWAWQQGGHGRINIIEGLAKSCNIFFYEMGRRVGIDALEEYARKFGLGEKTGIELPREQTGTVAGRSYKEKIFTREEYKRWYPAETLDAAIGQGFHSYTPLQIARYVSAIANGGDLVKPYLVKKIVNPQGEVIEEKKPEILGHISISRETMDIIKKGMKAVVEPGGTAWGPLKGFPIPSAGKTGTAQWDIRYDNHGWFAGFAPYDDPEIAVVVFIEQAGSGGATGAPVARAIYEKYFKVDTKEVKDYLIKP; encoded by the coding sequence ATGGATAATAAGGCTGTTGAAAAGAGATTTAAAATAATGACAGGTATAGTGTTTTTGATTTTTGCCGTGTTGCTTATTCAACTGGGAAATCTCCAACTGGTAAATGCAGATTTGTATAAAAGACTTTCCGAGGGAAACAGGATAAGAATTCTGCCTATTAGTGCCCCTAGGGGGAATCTTATTGATAGATACGGCAGGGTTATTGCGACTAATAGGCCGGGTTTTACTGTATCATATCTGGATATGGGGAATACAGACTCAGAAAATGAGTATGTGTTTGAAACACTAAGCAATATATTGGAAATACCCAGGCATACTCCTGTAGAGGAAGAGGAATATACGGTTCCAGCTCAAAGAAATATACGGCTTAAACAAAGACCTATAGCAGATATGAACGGGGACGGCAAACTGGATTTAAATGATGTGATAATTAAAACCGAAGAGGGAAATATAATAAAGCCTGTGAAAATAAATTTTGAGAGAAGTATCGTTTATCTGGACATAGAACCGGGTAAAAAGATATATATCAGCTATCACTATGATACTATAAAAAATAAGATCCAGGAACAGGGTTACAGAAGATTTGTTCCAGTTAGATTAAAAACTGATGTCAGCTTTGAAACCGTTGCACAAATCGAAGAAAGGCGTTTGCCCGGTGTTATTATTCAAGTTGAACCTATCAGACATTATGTATATGGCGAAACGGCTTCCCACGTTGTAGGTTATATAGGGGAGATCAATAAAAATGAGCTCGAACAGTATTCTGATTCTGGCAAAAATTACAGTGCAGGGGACTATATCGGGAAAGAAGGCCTTGAAAGGGTTTTAGAGCTGTACTTAAAAGGTCAGGATGGCGGCAGACAGGTTGAAGTTACAGCAACGGGAGAATTTATTAGGGTTTTGGGAGAAGAAAACGCTGTTCCGGGGAATTCAGTTTTTCTAACGCTGGACCTGGAAATTCAAAAAACGGCTGAAACAGCCCTTAAAGAAATGATGAATAAACTGCAGAACGACCCGTACAAACCCTTCCCAAATGCTAAAAAAGGCGCAGTTGTGGTAATGAAAGTAAAAACAGGGGAGATTCTGGCTCTGGTTAGTGAACCTGCTTTTAATTCTAATCTCTTTGCTGCAGGAATTTCTCAAAAGGAATGGGAAGAATTATCGACAGACCCTTTATTACCCCTATTTAATAGAGCTGTCCAGGGGACCTATCCACCCGGGTCGGTATTTAAAATGGTAACGGCTGCTGCAGCCCTGGAAAAAAAGGTTGTTACACCTACAGAAATTATCGATACAAACGGTGGAATATACTGGACAATTGCCCCTAAGAAATGTTGGGCATGGCAACAAGGAGGGCATGGGAGAATAAATATAATAGAGGGTTTGGCGAAGTCCTGCAACATATTTTTCTATGAAATGGGCAGAAGAGTAGGCATTGATGCTCTTGAAGAATATGCCCGCAAGTTTGGTTTAGGTGAAAAAACCGGGATAGAACTTCCGAGGGAGCAGACAGGAACCGTTGCGGGCAGGAGTTATAAGGAAAAGATATTCACAAGGGAAGAATATAAACGCTGGTACCCGGCAGAGACCTTAGACGCTGCCATAGGGCAGGGATTCCACAGTTATACCCCCCTCCAAATAGCGCGGTATGTAAGTGCTATAGCAAATGGAGGAGACCTGGTTAAGCCGTATCTGGTAAAAAAAATTGTAAATCCACAGGGAGAAGTAATAGAGGAAAAGAAACCTGAAATCCTGGGGCATATTTCTATTTCCCGGGAAACGATGGACATAATTAAAAAAGGTATGAAGGCTGTTGTAGAGCCAGGAGGGACCGCATGGGGGCCGTTAAAAGGCTTTCCGATCCCTTCTGCGGGCAAAACGGGGACTGCCCAATGGGACATTAGGTATGATAATCACGGCTGGTTTGCAGGTTTTGCTCCATATGATGACCCTGAAATTGCAGTAGTTGTTTTTATAGAACAGGCGGGTAGCGGAGGTGCCACCGGTGCCCCTGTTGCAAGGGCCATATATGAAAAATATTTTAAGGTGGATACAAAGGAAGTAAAAGACTACCTTATAAAACCCTAA
- the minC gene encoding septum site-determining protein MinC, which translates to MKSEPLVLKGTKQGLMIIVRDVIEVSKFKEKLKEKFHRSKGFFTGGDVIIDLGNMEISEEDKQKIRDILKKDYDMNLKEIKNYRSHPKDFIIKPPKSVCDTFIIKKTLRSGQKINCNGSLIILGDVNPGAEVIATGDILVFGVLRGTAHAGAAGDSGALVAAFRLQPTQLRIADKFSRAPDGETVIPDYPEVAVIREGNIYIEPYLNLVEKNFKEGI; encoded by the coding sequence ATGAAATCAGAACCGCTTGTCTTGAAAGGAACCAAGCAGGGATTGATGATAATAGTTAGGGATGTTATTGAAGTTTCAAAATTCAAAGAAAAACTGAAAGAAAAGTTCCATAGGTCTAAGGGTTTTTTTACGGGGGGTGATGTAATTATTGATTTAGGCAATATGGAGATTTCCGAGGAAGATAAACAGAAAATAAGGGATATTCTAAAAAAAGACTATGATATGAACCTTAAGGAGATAAAAAATTATAGGTCCCATCCGAAGGACTTTATAATAAAACCCCCTAAATCTGTCTGTGATACGTTTATAATAAAAAAGACCCTTCGGTCAGGTCAGAAAATTAATTGTAATGGTAGTTTGATCATACTTGGAGATGTGAATCCTGGTGCAGAAGTTATTGCTACAGGCGATATACTCGTATTTGGAGTATTGAGGGGAACTGCCCATGCTGGAGCGGCGGGGGATAGCGGGGCACTGGTTGCTGCTTTTAGATTGCAACCTACACAGCTTCGAATAGCTGATAAATTTTCGCGTGCTCCAGATGGAGAAACGGTTATACCCGATTACCCGGAAGTGGCTGTAATAAGAGAAGGGAATATCTATATAGAACCGTATCTGAATCTTGTTGAAAAAAATTTTAAGGAGGGAATATAA
- the minD gene encoding septum site-determining protein MinD, translating into MGQVIVITSGKGGVGKTTTTANIGTALALLNKKVVLVDSDIGLRNLDVVMGLENRIVYDLVDVVEGMCRLRQALIKDKRFEELYLLPAAQTKDKTAVSPEQMKELCEKLRPDYDYILIDSPAGIEQGFKNAIAGADKAIIVTTPEVAAVRDADRIIGLLEAAELYNPQLIINRIRADMVKKGDMMDIDDMIDILAIDLLGVVPEDEKIVISTNKGEPAVLDSGSIAGQAYKNISRRLEGENVPLMNLEVEESFMEKLKKFFGLRQK; encoded by the coding sequence ATGGGTCAGGTTATAGTTATTACATCAGGAAAGGGTGGAGTAGGTAAAACCACTACTACAGCAAATATCGGCACCGCACTTGCCCTTCTAAATAAGAAAGTAGTTCTTGTTGATTCCGATATAGGCTTAAGGAATCTCGATGTTGTAATGGGCCTTGAAAACAGGATAGTATATGACCTGGTTGATGTGGTGGAGGGCATGTGCAGATTAAGACAGGCGTTGATTAAAGATAAGCGCTTTGAAGAACTGTATTTACTTCCTGCTGCTCAAACCAAAGACAAAACTGCTGTAAGCCCCGAACAAATGAAGGAATTATGTGAAAAGCTAAGGCCGGATTATGATTACATACTGATAGACAGCCCTGCCGGTATAGAACAGGGGTTTAAAAATGCTATAGCGGGGGCGGATAAAGCCATAATAGTAACTACCCCTGAGGTTGCGGCTGTAAGAGATGCTGATAGAATTATTGGACTCCTTGAGGCTGCAGAATTATATAATCCCCAATTAATAATAAACAGGATTAGAGCTGATATGGTTAAAAAAGGCGATATGATGGATATAGACGATATGATAGACATACTGGCTATAGACCTACTGGGGGTAGTTCCTGAAGATGAGAAGATAGTTATATCTACTAATAAAGGGGAACCTGCCGTGCTGGATTCCGGCTCAATAGCTGGACAGGCTTATAAAAATATATCCAGGAGATTAGAAGGTGAAAATGTTCCCTTAATGAACCTTGAAGTGGAAGAGAGTTTTATGGAGAAACTTAAGAAGTTTTTCGGTCTCAGGCAAAAATAG
- the minE gene encoding cell division topological specificity factor MinE produces the protein MDILKIFGKEEGQSKEVAKERLRLLLVHDRANVSPRFLEMIKGELIKVFSDYMEIEEEGMEIQLTRTKIGDTENLVPALIANIPIKRMKHIAKL, from the coding sequence TTGGATATTTTGAAGATATTTGGGAAGGAAGAAGGGCAGAGTAAAGAAGTTGCAAAGGAAAGGCTCCGACTCCTTTTAGTTCACGATAGGGCTAATGTTTCACCTCGCTTTCTAGAAATGATTAAAGGAGAATTGATTAAAGTTTTTTCCGATTATATGGAAATAGAAGAAGAAGGGATGGAAATTCAACTCACCAGGACCAAAATAGGGGATACTGAAAATTTAGTACCGGCTCTTATCGCCAATATCCCAATAAAACGTATGAAGCATATAGCTAAACTATAA